One stretch of Prunus persica cultivar Lovell chromosome G1, Prunus_persica_NCBIv2, whole genome shotgun sequence DNA includes these proteins:
- the LOC18788317 gene encoding uncharacterized protein LOC18788317 isoform X3, whose translation MAPAQPFTEIDQDCRPSINAKVELDTENRSSLPNSAAEGLGCMKNCEDTAIRMNGEDKVSMCTSDVDVDIIECRNNHNSSLQAETEDPDATEYSSSFADTMSDTENFSGFSEGEVQSQFFADNGLASDFDAFSSPFQMRKKKLTNHWRDFIRPIMWRCKWMELRIKEIESQALKYSRELAIADQRKHSGFDQFTLEEFGSKSVPFSSQCRRKKAMKRRKRKRVEETTDIASYMSHHNVFSYLENKRSDPDSTSVADEFSNAVIITEQSADYNDKLSTGDDWSFFEFRDGDKSLEHVLWKIETVHSRVHKMKNQIDVVMSKNACRFSSSENLSLLVPCDAPTSSAHSPAFSAGNGDTISAGAIYTSTQHISEYNLGDMVMPESAVSSFGEAIVVPDIIESTVGLLSAIDVTFHQPQFGDSSEDLKEKSTLSN comes from the exons ATGGCTCCTGCCCAACCATTCACGGAGATTGACCAAGACTGTAGACCATCTATCAATGCAAAAGTAGAACTTGATACAGAAAACAGAAGTTCCTTACCAAACTCGGCTGCGGAGGGTTTAGGGTGCATGAAAAACTGTGAGGACACAGCCATTAGGATGAATGGAGAAGATAAGGTTTCAATGTGCACTTCGGATGTGGACGTTGATATAATTGAATGCAGAAATAATCATAACAGCAGCCTACAGGCTGAAACTGAGGACCCCGATGCAACTGAATATTCAAGCTCATTTGCTGACACTATGTCTGACACTGAGAATTTTTCCGGATTTAGTGAAGGAGAAGTGCAGTCTCAGTTTTTTGCGGACAATGGTTTGGCATCTGATTTTGATGCATTTAGTAGTCCTTTTCAAATGAG gaagaagaaattgacaaATCACTGGAGGGACTTTATACGCCCTATAATGTGGCGCTGCAAATGGATGGAATTGAGaattaaagaaattgaatCACAAGCATTAAAATATTCCAGAGAGCTTGCAATAGCAGATCAAAGAAAACATTCAGGATTTGACCAATTTACTTTGGAAGAATTTGGCTCAAAGTCAGTGCCATTTTCTAGTCAATGCCGCAGAAAAAAAGCTATGAAGAGGAGGAAGCGCAAGAGAGTTGAAGAGACAACTGATATAGCATCATATATGTCACATCATAATGTCTTTTCCTATCTTG AAAATAAGAGATCCGATCCTGATAGTACTTCTGTGGCTGATGAATTTAGTAATGCAG TAATAATCACAGAGCAGAGTGCTGATTACAATGATAAACTCAGCACTGGTGATGACTGGTCGTTCTTTGAGTTCCGAGATGGTGATAAGTCCTTGGAGCATGTCCTCTGGAAAATTGAGACTGTGCACTCTCGGGTTCACAAGATGAAGAATCAAATCGATGTGGTAATGTCCAAGAATGCTTGTAGGTTTTCTTCCTCCGAAAATTTAAGCCTTCTTGTACCTTGTGACGCTCCAACAAGCTCTGCCCATAGTCCAGCATTTTCTGCTGGCAATGGAGACACAATCTCTGCTGGAGCTATATATACTTCAACTCAACATATATCAGAGTACAATCTCGGAGATATGGTAATGCCTGAAAGTGCAGTGTCAAGTTTCGGGGAGGCAATCGTTGTTCCTGATATAATTGAAAGCACTGTAGGACTACTGTCTGCCATTGATGTCACCTTCCATCAGCCACAGTTTGGAGACTCAAGCGAAGAT CTGAAGGAGAAAAGCACACTTTCGAATTGA
- the LOC18788317 gene encoding uncharacterized protein LOC18788317 isoform X1, producing MAPAQPFTEIDQDCRPSINAKVELDTENRSSLPNSAAEGLGCMKNCEDTAIRMNGEDKVSMCTSDVDVDIIECRNNHNSSLQAETEDPDATEYSSSFADTMSDTENFSGFSEGEVQSQFFADNGLASDFDAFSSPFQMRKKKLTNHWRDFIRPIMWRCKWMELRIKEIESQALKYSRELAIADQRKHSGFDQFTLEEFGSKSVPFSSQCRRKKAMKRRKRKRVEETTDIASYMSHHNVFSYLENKRSDPDSTSVADEFSNAVIITEQSADYNDKLSTGDDWSFFEFRDGDKSLEHVLWKIETVHSRVHKMKNQIDVVMSKNACRFSSSENLSLLVPCDAPTSSAHSPAFSAGNGDTISAGAIYTSTQHISEYNLGDMVMPESAVSSFGEAIVVPDIIESTVGLLSAIDVTFHQPQFGDSSEDIVDNVLIPNEAAEGEKHTFELISDQPKETHEQSDKGIQEEGPFPTPSSEPDPLVDASVPQEQSTLESCLASDVNFPRNKRKRGERRAGSVVWSKKCSGEPDSL from the exons ATGGCTCCTGCCCAACCATTCACGGAGATTGACCAAGACTGTAGACCATCTATCAATGCAAAAGTAGAACTTGATACAGAAAACAGAAGTTCCTTACCAAACTCGGCTGCGGAGGGTTTAGGGTGCATGAAAAACTGTGAGGACACAGCCATTAGGATGAATGGAGAAGATAAGGTTTCAATGTGCACTTCGGATGTGGACGTTGATATAATTGAATGCAGAAATAATCATAACAGCAGCCTACAGGCTGAAACTGAGGACCCCGATGCAACTGAATATTCAAGCTCATTTGCTGACACTATGTCTGACACTGAGAATTTTTCCGGATTTAGTGAAGGAGAAGTGCAGTCTCAGTTTTTTGCGGACAATGGTTTGGCATCTGATTTTGATGCATTTAGTAGTCCTTTTCAAATGAG gaagaagaaattgacaaATCACTGGAGGGACTTTATACGCCCTATAATGTGGCGCTGCAAATGGATGGAATTGAGaattaaagaaattgaatCACAAGCATTAAAATATTCCAGAGAGCTTGCAATAGCAGATCAAAGAAAACATTCAGGATTTGACCAATTTACTTTGGAAGAATTTGGCTCAAAGTCAGTGCCATTTTCTAGTCAATGCCGCAGAAAAAAAGCTATGAAGAGGAGGAAGCGCAAGAGAGTTGAAGAGACAACTGATATAGCATCATATATGTCACATCATAATGTCTTTTCCTATCTTG AAAATAAGAGATCCGATCCTGATAGTACTTCTGTGGCTGATGAATTTAGTAATGCAG TAATAATCACAGAGCAGAGTGCTGATTACAATGATAAACTCAGCACTGGTGATGACTGGTCGTTCTTTGAGTTCCGAGATGGTGATAAGTCCTTGGAGCATGTCCTCTGGAAAATTGAGACTGTGCACTCTCGGGTTCACAAGATGAAGAATCAAATCGATGTGGTAATGTCCAAGAATGCTTGTAGGTTTTCTTCCTCCGAAAATTTAAGCCTTCTTGTACCTTGTGACGCTCCAACAAGCTCTGCCCATAGTCCAGCATTTTCTGCTGGCAATGGAGACACAATCTCTGCTGGAGCTATATATACTTCAACTCAACATATATCAGAGTACAATCTCGGAGATATGGTAATGCCTGAAAGTGCAGTGTCAAGTTTCGGGGAGGCAATCGTTGTTCCTGATATAATTGAAAGCACTGTAGGACTACTGTCTGCCATTGATGTCACCTTCCATCAGCCACAGTTTGGAGACTCAAGCGAAGAT ATTGTGGATAATGTCCTGATTCCTAATGAGGCAGCTGAAGGAGAAAAGCACACTTTCGAATTGATAAGCGACCAACCTAAAGAGACTCATGAGCAATCAGACAAAGGCATACAAGAAGAAGGTCCTTTTCCAACTCCATCATCAGAACCTGATCCGTTGGTAGATGCATCTGTTCCTCAGGAGCAATCTACTCTAGAATCATGTTTAGCTTCAGATGTGAATTTTCCTAGaaacaagagaaagagaggagagcGAAGAGCTGGTTCAGTTGTTTGGAGCAAGAAATGCTCGGGCGAGCCTGATAGCTTATGA
- the LOC18788317 gene encoding uncharacterized protein LOC18788317 isoform X2 gives MAPAQPFTEIDQDCRPSINAKVELDTENRSSLPNSAAEGLGCMKNCEDTAIRMNGEDKVSMCTSDVDVDIIECRNNHNSSLQAETEDPDATEYSSSFADTMSDTENFSGFSEGEVQSQFFADNGLASDFDAFSSPFQMRKKKLTNHWRDFIRPIMWRCKWMELRIKEIESQALKYSRELAIADQRKHSGFDQFTLEEFGSKSVPFSSQCRRKKAMKRRKRKRVEETTDIASYMSHHNVFSYLENKRSDPDSTSVADEFSNAEQSADYNDKLSTGDDWSFFEFRDGDKSLEHVLWKIETVHSRVHKMKNQIDVVMSKNACRFSSSENLSLLVPCDAPTSSAHSPAFSAGNGDTISAGAIYTSTQHISEYNLGDMVMPESAVSSFGEAIVVPDIIESTVGLLSAIDVTFHQPQFGDSSEDIVDNVLIPNEAAEGEKHTFELISDQPKETHEQSDKGIQEEGPFPTPSSEPDPLVDASVPQEQSTLESCLASDVNFPRNKRKRGERRAGSVVWSKKCSGEPDSL, from the exons ATGGCTCCTGCCCAACCATTCACGGAGATTGACCAAGACTGTAGACCATCTATCAATGCAAAAGTAGAACTTGATACAGAAAACAGAAGTTCCTTACCAAACTCGGCTGCGGAGGGTTTAGGGTGCATGAAAAACTGTGAGGACACAGCCATTAGGATGAATGGAGAAGATAAGGTTTCAATGTGCACTTCGGATGTGGACGTTGATATAATTGAATGCAGAAATAATCATAACAGCAGCCTACAGGCTGAAACTGAGGACCCCGATGCAACTGAATATTCAAGCTCATTTGCTGACACTATGTCTGACACTGAGAATTTTTCCGGATTTAGTGAAGGAGAAGTGCAGTCTCAGTTTTTTGCGGACAATGGTTTGGCATCTGATTTTGATGCATTTAGTAGTCCTTTTCAAATGAG gaagaagaaattgacaaATCACTGGAGGGACTTTATACGCCCTATAATGTGGCGCTGCAAATGGATGGAATTGAGaattaaagaaattgaatCACAAGCATTAAAATATTCCAGAGAGCTTGCAATAGCAGATCAAAGAAAACATTCAGGATTTGACCAATTTACTTTGGAAGAATTTGGCTCAAAGTCAGTGCCATTTTCTAGTCAATGCCGCAGAAAAAAAGCTATGAAGAGGAGGAAGCGCAAGAGAGTTGAAGAGACAACTGATATAGCATCATATATGTCACATCATAATGTCTTTTCCTATCTTG AAAATAAGAGATCCGATCCTGATAGTACTTCTGTGGCTGATGAATTTAGTAATGCAG AGCAGAGTGCTGATTACAATGATAAACTCAGCACTGGTGATGACTGGTCGTTCTTTGAGTTCCGAGATGGTGATAAGTCCTTGGAGCATGTCCTCTGGAAAATTGAGACTGTGCACTCTCGGGTTCACAAGATGAAGAATCAAATCGATGTGGTAATGTCCAAGAATGCTTGTAGGTTTTCTTCCTCCGAAAATTTAAGCCTTCTTGTACCTTGTGACGCTCCAACAAGCTCTGCCCATAGTCCAGCATTTTCTGCTGGCAATGGAGACACAATCTCTGCTGGAGCTATATATACTTCAACTCAACATATATCAGAGTACAATCTCGGAGATATGGTAATGCCTGAAAGTGCAGTGTCAAGTTTCGGGGAGGCAATCGTTGTTCCTGATATAATTGAAAGCACTGTAGGACTACTGTCTGCCATTGATGTCACCTTCCATCAGCCACAGTTTGGAGACTCAAGCGAAGAT ATTGTGGATAATGTCCTGATTCCTAATGAGGCAGCTGAAGGAGAAAAGCACACTTTCGAATTGATAAGCGACCAACCTAAAGAGACTCATGAGCAATCAGACAAAGGCATACAAGAAGAAGGTCCTTTTCCAACTCCATCATCAGAACCTGATCCGTTGGTAGATGCATCTGTTCCTCAGGAGCAATCTACTCTAGAATCATGTTTAGCTTCAGATGTGAATTTTCCTAGaaacaagagaaagagaggagagcGAAGAGCTGGTTCAGTTGTTTGGAGCAAGAAATGCTCGGGCGAGCCTGATAGCTTATGA